A window from Bosea sp. ANAM02 encodes these proteins:
- the plsY gene encoding glycerol-3-phosphate 1-O-acyltransferase PlsY: protein MAETLNWGLSGPATLIALVVGYLLGSIPFGIILTRLAGGPDLRSIGSGNIGATNVLRTGNKKLAAATLVGDMLKGTAAVLVGACFLGGPEAALAAGVGAFFGHLFPIWLRFKGGKGVATYLGVLIGVKASIALVFAAIWLSLAYLFRYSSLSALVASALTPLLLWLWAGMPKAALVMAGLTVLLWIMHRENIARLLSGREGKIGQKG, encoded by the coding sequence ATGGCTGAGACGTTGAACTGGGGCCTTTCCGGCCCCGCCACGCTGATCGCCCTCGTCGTCGGCTATCTCCTCGGCTCGATCCCCTTCGGCATCATCCTGACCAGGCTCGCCGGTGGCCCTGACCTGCGCAGCATCGGCTCGGGCAATATCGGCGCGACCAACGTCCTGCGCACCGGCAACAAGAAGCTCGCGGCGGCGACCCTCGTCGGCGATATGCTGAAGGGCACGGCCGCGGTCCTCGTTGGCGCGTGCTTCCTCGGCGGCCCGGAGGCGGCGCTGGCGGCGGGCGTCGGTGCCTTCTTCGGCCATCTCTTTCCGATCTGGCTGCGCTTCAAGGGCGGCAAGGGCGTCGCGACCTATCTGGGCGTGCTGATCGGCGTGAAGGCCTCCATCGCTTTGGTCTTCGCTGCGATCTGGCTGAGCCTGGCCTATCTCTTCCGCTATTCCTCGCTCTCGGCACTGGTCGCCAGCGCCCTGACGCCGCTCCTGCTCTGGCTCTGGGCGGGCATGCCCAAGGCCGCGCTCGTCATGGCCGGGCTCACCGTCCTGCTCTGGATCATGCACCGGGAGAACATCGCCCGGTTGCTCTCCGGGCGCGAAGGCAAGATCGGCCAGAAGGGCTGA